One genomic window of Gemmatimonadota bacterium includes the following:
- the lpxC gene encoding UDP-3-O-[3-hydroxymyristoyl] N-acetylglucosamine deacetylase, translating into MARRTLAGTATVSGTGLHTGAKTTVQVGPGEAGSGIRFQRTDLPGQPLVAARVAQVEATERRTGLADGGAAVQTVEHLLGALFAEQIDDALITIDGPEPPILDGSFQPWIEAIDRAGVKELEGDPVVIRVTAPFTVEEGDARYVVAPASNFQVTGTIEWNHPVIGRQSLSVTMTPESFRREIAPARTFGFVHEVAALQARGLLQGATPDVAVVLSESGIASGTLRWPDEFVRHKIGDIVGDLSLLGARIEGHVIAERPSHQGNLALARALARLALRSDPRRLDVTAIMDVLPHRYPFLLVDRVLEIEPGKRLVGIKNVTINEPFFQGHFPGHPIMPGVLIVEAMAQAGGMLLMDNFDDPGSKVVYFAALDGVKFRRPVVPGDQLRFELELLQFRGRTCRMKGQALVEGRVVCEAEMLATVVDR; encoded by the coding sequence ATGGCTAGGCGCACGCTGGCCGGCACGGCAACTGTCTCCGGAACCGGGCTGCATACCGGCGCGAAGACCACCGTTCAGGTCGGCCCCGGCGAAGCCGGGAGTGGCATCCGATTTCAGCGCACCGACCTGCCGGGTCAGCCGCTCGTCGCTGCGCGGGTCGCGCAGGTCGAGGCGACGGAGCGTCGGACCGGCCTGGCCGACGGCGGCGCCGCGGTGCAGACGGTCGAGCATCTGCTCGGGGCGCTGTTCGCCGAGCAGATCGATGACGCGCTCATCACCATCGACGGCCCCGAGCCGCCGATTCTTGATGGCTCCTTCCAGCCGTGGATCGAGGCGATCGACCGGGCCGGGGTCAAGGAACTCGAAGGCGACCCGGTGGTCATCCGTGTCACGGCGCCCTTCACGGTCGAGGAAGGTGACGCGCGCTACGTCGTGGCGCCGGCGTCGAACTTCCAGGTCACCGGGACCATCGAGTGGAACCATCCGGTCATCGGCCGCCAGTCGTTGTCCGTCACCATGACGCCGGAGTCGTTCCGCCGCGAGATCGCCCCCGCGCGCACCTTCGGATTCGTGCACGAGGTGGCGGCGCTGCAGGCTCGCGGCCTGCTGCAGGGCGCCACCCCCGACGTGGCGGTCGTGCTGTCGGAGAGCGGGATTGCCTCCGGAACGTTGCGCTGGCCGGACGAATTCGTGCGCCACAAGATCGGCGACATCGTCGGCGATCTCTCGCTGCTCGGCGCACGGATCGAAGGGCACGTGATCGCCGAGCGCCCCAGCCATCAGGGCAACCTGGCGTTGGCACGGGCGCTGGCGCGGCTCGCGCTGCGGTCCGACCCGCGTCGTCTCGACGTCACCGCGATCATGGACGTGTTGCCGCACCGCTATCCGTTCCTCCTGGTGGATCGCGTGCTCGAGATCGAACCGGGGAAGCGCCTGGTCGGGATCAAGAACGTCACCATCAATGAGCCGTTCTTTCAGGGCCATTTCCCGGGCCATCCGATCATGCCCGGCGTCCTGATCGTCGAGGCGATGGCGCAGGCGGGTGGTATGCTGTTGATGGACAACTTCGATGACCCGGGGTCGAAGGTCGTCTACTTCGCCGCCCTGGATGGGGTGAAGTTCCGTCGGCCGGTGGTACCGGGCGACCAGCTTCGCTTCGAGCTCGAACTGCTGCAGTTCCGTGGGCGCACCTGTCGCATGAAAGGACAGGCCTTGGTGGAAGGACGCGTCGTGTGCGAGGCCGAGATGCTGGCGACGGTGGTGGACCGGTGA
- the lpxD gene encoding UDP-3-O-(3-hydroxymyristoyl)glucosamine N-acyltransferase, which translates to MVGGRLYGQGDLPLRRLRSLELAEADALAICLGPKYLPAMATTRAGAVLLPEALRDSAGPSTRIVVADPAQAVAEAARLLHPRAGSVPQIDVSARIGAGTTIGESPRIGAFVVVGANVTIGHRVRIGPHVVIEDGVILGDDVRLDAGVVVHAQAFLGDRVWCQTRSVIGSEGFGFHSDASGHRRSPQVGGCLLGDDVEVGAGSCIDRGSLDDTVIGRGTKLDNLVHVGHNARLGEHCLVMAGTGISGSVIIGDRVILAGQAGIAGHLAIGNDARVGAQAGVISSVPAGASVSGYPARPHREFLRAMAALYRLTPHVDALEALGRAEEQDDG; encoded by the coding sequence GTGGTCGGTGGCCGCCTGTATGGTCAGGGGGACCTCCCCCTGCGGCGGCTCCGTTCGCTCGAACTGGCCGAGGCCGATGCGTTGGCGATCTGTCTCGGTCCGAAGTACCTCCCGGCCATGGCGACGACGCGCGCCGGGGCCGTCTTGCTGCCCGAGGCGCTGCGCGACAGCGCCGGCCCGTCCACGCGCATCGTCGTGGCCGACCCGGCCCAGGCGGTGGCCGAGGCGGCCCGTCTGCTCCATCCCCGCGCGGGCTCCGTCCCACAGATCGACGTGTCGGCCCGGATTGGCGCCGGCACCACCATCGGGGAGTCGCCGCGCATCGGGGCGTTCGTCGTGGTCGGCGCCAACGTGACCATCGGCCACCGCGTGCGCATCGGTCCCCATGTGGTGATCGAGGACGGCGTGATCCTTGGAGACGATGTCCGGCTCGACGCCGGCGTCGTCGTGCATGCGCAGGCCTTCCTCGGCGATCGGGTCTGGTGTCAGACGCGGTCGGTGATCGGGAGCGAAGGCTTCGGCTTTCACTCCGACGCCTCGGGACATCGTCGCTCACCGCAGGTTGGCGGCTGCCTCCTCGGCGACGACGTCGAGGTCGGCGCGGGCAGTTGCATCGATCGCGGATCGCTGGATGACACCGTCATCGGTCGCGGCACCAAGCTCGACAATCTCGTGCATGTCGGTCATAACGCCCGGCTCGGCGAGCACTGTCTCGTCATGGCGGGCACCGGCATCTCGGGGAGCGTCATCATCGGCGACCGGGTGATTCTGGCGGGCCAGGCCGGGATCGCCGGCCACCTCGCGATCGGCAACGACGCGCGGGTCGGCGCACAAGCTGGTGTGATTTCCTCCGTTCCCGCTGGTGCCTCGGTGTCCGGCTATCCGGCCCGACCGCATCGCGAGTTTCTACGGGCGATGGCCGCCCTATATCGTTTGACACCGCATGTCGACGCCCTCGAAGCGCTCGGCAGGGCAGAGGAGCAGGACGATGGCTAG
- a CDS encoding OmpH family outer membrane protein encodes MIRVGFPLRALGLPAAMLLLVAPVSAQSIAGCKVAYVNGAQVLQSTPGYAQADSIFKREMQIYSTEIAKLQGDLQAAAAKFEETSVMLSATNRAAERKKLSDQQDALEKRQQDIQTKAQDRRTQLVSPIESRITAVIEGIRAENNCAMIFDVAVDGNAILAADKSLDLTAKVIERLRGATAPAAKP; translated from the coding sequence ATGATTCGTGTTGGATTCCCGCTCCGCGCCCTCGGCCTTCCGGCCGCCATGCTCCTGCTCGTGGCGCCGGTCTCGGCCCAGTCGATCGCCGGCTGCAAGGTCGCCTACGTGAACGGGGCGCAGGTGCTCCAGTCGACGCCTGGCTACGCGCAGGCGGACTCGATCTTCAAGCGCGAGATGCAGATCTACTCGACCGAGATCGCCAAGCTGCAGGGCGACCTCCAGGCCGCGGCCGCCAAGTTCGAGGAGACGTCGGTGATGCTCTCCGCCACGAACCGCGCCGCCGAGCGGAAGAAGCTCTCGGACCAGCAGGATGCGCTCGAGAAGCGTCAGCAGGACATCCAGACCAAGGCGCAGGATCGTCGCACCCAGCTGGTGTCGCCGATCGAGTCGCGCATCACCGCCGTCATCGAGGGCATTCGCGCCGAGAACAACTGCGCGATGATCTTCGACGTCGCGGTGGACGGCAACGCCATCCTCGCGGCCGACAAGTCCCTCGACCTGACCGCCAAGGTCATCGAGCGTCTCCGCGGCGCGACCGCTCCGGCCGCGAAGCCCTGA